One window of the Tachypleus tridentatus isolate NWPU-2018 chromosome 10, ASM421037v1, whole genome shotgun sequence genome contains the following:
- the LOC143231046 gene encoding uncharacterized protein LOC143231046 — translation MAVFTTTIPDRDRAENKSLLWRPIYPKDWRRHFSKTYFLSPEHKNQKMKEFYETYDFMTGVRIAATLGGLITLFTLFLFYKSKCKTDKIGRDKYGEFYTNGDIGVQQEGFPTRGTTTNDNTNTASDSGSVSLHLETTFSPCPHQTDIPLTVYVESPSSLFLPSEICIEDKVRVPKESQRDKTDINTRTSTKSQSSASSVQAIKISNSNASKELSVKQTCIKDVDSQRPSSSASNK, via the coding sequence ATGGCTGTTTTCACTACAACAATACCAGATCGGGATAGAGcagaaaataaatcattattatggAGACCAATCTATCCGAAGGATTGGAGAAGACATTTCTCGAAGACATATTTTCTGTCCCCTGAGCACAAGAATcagaaaatgaaagaattttacGAAACTTATGATTTTATGACTGGAGTAAGAATAGCTGCAACTCTGGGTGGTTTGATTACGCTTTtcactttatttctgttttacaaaagtaaatgCAAGACTGATAAGATTGGGAGAGACAAATATGGAGAATTTTATACCAATGGTGATATTGGAGTTCAACAAGAAGGATTCCCTACAAGAGGTACTACCACAAACGACAACACTAACACTGCTTCTGATAGCGGTAGTGTTTCTTTGCATTTAGAAACAACGTTCTCTCCGTGTCCTCATCAAACTGATATCCCCCTAACGGTGTATGTGGAAAGCCCGTCGTCTCTGTTTCTGCCGTCTGAAATTTGTATCGAGGACAAGGTACGCGTACCAAAAGAGAGTCAAAGAGacaaaactgatataaatacGAGGACGTCTACCAAGTCTCAATCTAGTGCCAGTTCAGTGCAGGctattaaaataagtaacagtAATGCTTCCAAAGAATTATCCGTTAAACAAACATGTATCAAAGATGTCGATTCCCAACGTCCGTCTTCTTCTGCTTCAAACAAGTAG